Genomic DNA from Gilliamella sp. ESL0441:
TCGTAATCCCAGTTTTAGTGTAAAATGCCGTATTGCATCAAATATGATTTGGGATGCAGAAAAGCGTGGTTTATTAACTTCTAATGTTGAATTAATTGAACCAACCAGTGGGAACACAGGGATAGCATTAGCAGCTGTTGCAGCTGCACGAGGTTATAAGTTAACTTTAACCATGCCTGAAAGCATGAGCATTGAGCGACGAAAATTATTAAAAGCATTAGGTGCTAATTTAGTTTTAACTGAAGCAAGCAAAGGGATGAAGGGTGCTATTGAAAAGGCAGAGGAAATTGTTGCGAGTAATCCCAAACGCAATATCATGTTACAACAATTCAGTAATCCAGCAAATCCAGAAATTCATGAAAAAACAACCGGGCCTGAAATTTGGCTTGATACTGATGGAAAGATAGATATTTTTGTTGCCGGGGTAGGAACAGGTGGTACATTCACAGGCGTAACACGTTACATTAAAAATACCCAAGGTCGAAATATTACGGCGGTTGCGGTCGAACCAAGCCAGTCACCTGTAATCACTCAAGCACTTGCTGGCGAACCGCTTAAACCAGGGCCACATAAAATTCAAGGTATCGGAGCGGGTTTTATTCCGGCTAATTTGGATTTGAGTTTAATTGATTTAGTGGAAAAAGTATCGAATGAAGAAGCGATCGAAACTGCGCGCATTTTAATGGAAAAGGAAGGGATTTTGGCGGGAATCTCTTCAGGAGCAGCAGTTTTTGCCGCTGATAGATTGGCTAACTTACCGGAGAATAGCAATAAAACCATTGTGGTAATTTTACCTTCATCGGGCGAACGCTATTTAAGTACTGATCTATTTAGCGGGATTTTTACCGAAAAAGAATTGGGATGATTTAAAATAAAAATACCGTCAAATGACGGTATTTAATCAACTCGATTTGAAGATTTTATAACAATTTAAATTGATTAACACATTATGCTTCTTGAATAATACCAAAGTGTCGATATGCATGTGGTGTTGCAATTCTGCCACGTGGTGTTCTTTGAATATAACCTTGTTGAATTAAAAAAGGCTCAAGCACATCTTCAATCGTTTCTCGCTCTTCGCCAATTGCAGCAGCAATATTATCTAAACCAACTGGACCACCCATAAATTTTTCAATAATAGCTAGCAGTAATTTACGATCCATATAATCAAAGCCTTCATTATCGACATCGAGCATATCGAGTGCTTGGGTTGCTATTTTTTCATCAATAATACCTTTTGATTTAACATCAGCATAATCTCTAACCCGGCGTAATAAACGGTTAGCTATTCGAGGGGTACCACGTGAACGTTTAGCGATTAAATGAGCCCCTTCACAGGATAAATCCATACCCAAAAATTTTGCACTTCGACTAACAATATATTCCAGATCTTC
This window encodes:
- the cysK gene encoding cysteine synthase A; translation: MSKIFDDNSQTIGYTPLVRLKHFGHGNILAKVESRNPSFSVKCRIASNMIWDAEKRGLLTSNVELIEPTSGNTGIALAAVAAARGYKLTLTMPESMSIERRKLLKALGANLVLTEASKGMKGAIEKAEEIVASNPKRNIMLQQFSNPANPEIHEKTTGPEIWLDTDGKIDIFVAGVGTGGTFTGVTRYIKNTQGRNITAVAVEPSQSPVITQALAGEPLKPGPHKIQGIGAGFIPANLDLSLIDLVEKVSNEEAIETARILMEKEGILAGISSGAAVFAADRLANLPENSNKTIVVILPSSGERYLSTDLFSGIFTEKELG